A DNA window from Cobetia marina contains the following coding sequences:
- a CDS encoding imelysin family protein: MSRDTFTSAAIPMKPFTRKPSPLALMTSAMTLLGAALLSTSTLAASDSSSANTTSADAVSQFAADTLSEAHQQLANRLTQLSQHSQAFCSAEGNVTLETLKEDWRSAMLGLNQVNWVEMGPILQNSRQWQLYFWPDKKDLVSGKTRALLAGDAPITADGLAEQSIVMQGLGSVEFQLFDARYADSPLTANTRRCELMTADTAYAASTGKTLLEEWQQFAPHLADGTGAFSDPRDAVLSLVRAMTVQLEAIKDRKLRRPIGLDNGGTANPYAAESWRGGMGLANIGATLAMMETLWLGNDEVAGIQGYLNQQVDPRMVASTTGDFADARDAFAALPADLAGMLRDDPRNGDLQQAMIHLETLQAGFADTLNPALGLSLGFNSTDGD, from the coding sequence ATGTCCCGTGACACCTTCACCTCTGCTGCCATCCCGATGAAACCTTTCACGCGCAAGCCCTCGCCCCTGGCGCTGATGACTTCCGCCATGACCCTGCTGGGCGCCGCACTGCTGTCGACGAGCACACTGGCGGCATCGGACTCTTCTAGCGCCAACACCACCAGCGCGGACGCCGTCAGCCAGTTTGCCGCTGACACTTTGAGCGAAGCCCACCAGCAGCTCGCCAACCGCCTGACGCAGCTCTCGCAGCACAGCCAGGCGTTCTGCTCCGCCGAGGGTAACGTGACGCTCGAGACGCTCAAGGAGGATTGGCGCAGCGCCATGCTGGGTCTGAATCAGGTCAACTGGGTCGAGATGGGCCCCATCCTGCAGAATTCTCGCCAATGGCAGCTGTATTTCTGGCCGGACAAGAAGGACCTGGTGTCAGGCAAGACACGTGCCCTGCTCGCTGGCGATGCCCCGATCACGGCCGATGGCCTGGCGGAGCAATCCATCGTCATGCAGGGGCTGGGCAGTGTGGAATTTCAACTGTTCGATGCCCGCTATGCCGACTCGCCCCTCACCGCCAACACGCGGCGGTGTGAGCTGATGACGGCCGACACCGCCTACGCCGCCAGCACCGGCAAGACGCTGCTCGAAGAGTGGCAGCAGTTCGCGCCACACCTGGCCGATGGCACTGGCGCCTTCAGCGATCCACGTGACGCCGTGCTTTCCCTGGTACGCGCGATGACCGTGCAGCTTGAGGCCATCAAGGACCGCAAGCTGCGCCGCCCGATCGGGCTCGACAACGGCGGCACGGCCAACCCCTACGCGGCAGAGTCCTGGCGTGGCGGCATGGGGCTTGCCAACATCGGGGCGACGCTTGCGATGATGGAGACGCTCTGGCTCGGCAATGACGAGGTCGCAGGCATTCAGGGCTACCTGAATCAGCAGGTCGACCCGCGCATGGTGGCCTCCACCACCGGAGACTTTGCCGATGCGCGTGACGCCTTCGCCGCCCTGCCGGCGGATCTTGCTGGCATGTTGCGCGACGACCCGCGCAATGGCGATCTGCAGCAGGCCATGATCCACCTCGAGACCCTGCAGGCAGGCTTTGCCGATACCCTCAACCCGGCACTCGGGCTGTCTCTAGGCTTCAACAGTACCGATGGCGATTGA
- a CDS encoding ABC transporter ATP-binding protein, producing MHEATTAANAEPRSRDHCVLRLDDLCIRFGKTPVVRHLSLDVKRGECLAIVGESGSGKSVSLLASLGLLPGHAHVTGTREFTTLEGERLDLSALTSRQWQRVRGNRIGFVFQEPMTSLNPLARVGDQISESLRLHQGLRGHAARQRVIELLKQVQLPRPEELLEAWPHQLSGGQRQRVMIAMAMANQPPLMIADEPTTALDVTVQQDILALLDRLRRDQGMAMILISHDLNLVRRHADRVIVMREGECIEQGPVSEVFDSPSHPYTRELLAAEPEGVAAPLDPEDAGTPVLEARDLEVRFSRPRKLFQKRPADFIALQPLDLTLARGETLGIVGESGSGKTTLALALLKLQAARGEIRLENARIDTLDRNALRHKRRQMQIVFQDPYGSLSPRMPVTDIISEGLRFHQPELSEDEVRQRVTQVMREVELPAECADRYPHEFSGGQRQRISLARALILEPHLLVLDEPTSALDRSVQKQLIALLRDLQARHGLSYLFISHDLAVVRALAHRVMVLREGKLVESGTTAEVLGNPREDYTRALIQAAGLT from the coding sequence ATGCATGAAGCCACGACAGCAGCCAACGCCGAGCCGCGCTCCCGGGATCACTGCGTGCTGCGGCTGGACGATCTCTGCATCCGCTTTGGCAAGACACCTGTCGTCAGGCATCTGTCGCTGGACGTGAAACGCGGCGAATGTCTGGCCATCGTCGGCGAATCCGGCTCGGGCAAGTCAGTGAGCCTGCTGGCAAGTCTCGGCCTGCTGCCGGGGCATGCCCATGTCACCGGCACGCGGGAGTTCACCACGCTCGAGGGAGAGAGGCTGGATCTGTCAGCCCTGACGAGCCGCCAATGGCAACGCGTGCGCGGCAACCGGATCGGCTTCGTGTTCCAGGAACCGATGACATCCCTCAACCCCCTGGCCCGAGTCGGCGACCAGATCAGCGAGAGCCTGCGGCTGCATCAGGGCCTGCGTGGCCATGCGGCACGCCAGCGAGTGATCGAGCTGCTCAAGCAGGTTCAGCTGCCTCGCCCGGAAGAACTCCTCGAGGCCTGGCCGCATCAGCTCTCTGGCGGTCAGCGCCAACGCGTGATGATCGCCATGGCGATGGCCAATCAGCCGCCTTTGATGATCGCCGACGAGCCCACCACGGCGCTGGACGTCACGGTGCAGCAGGACATCCTCGCTCTGCTCGACAGGCTGCGGCGAGACCAGGGCATGGCCATGATCCTGATCAGCCATGACCTCAATCTGGTCCGCCGCCATGCAGACCGCGTCATCGTGATGCGGGAAGGCGAATGCATCGAGCAAGGGCCGGTGTCAGAGGTCTTCGATTCTCCCAGCCACCCGTATACCCGCGAACTGCTGGCCGCCGAGCCTGAAGGGGTGGCCGCGCCACTCGACCCTGAGGATGCGGGCACGCCCGTTCTGGAAGCACGTGATCTGGAGGTGCGCTTCTCGCGTCCTCGCAAGCTGTTCCAGAAACGTCCAGCGGATTTCATCGCGCTTCAGCCGCTGGATCTGACCCTCGCGCGCGGGGAGACGCTCGGGATCGTGGGCGAGTCGGGCTCCGGCAAGACCACCCTCGCCCTGGCGCTGTTGAAGCTGCAGGCCGCACGCGGTGAGATTCGTCTGGAGAATGCCCGTATCGATACGCTGGATCGCAACGCCCTGCGTCACAAGCGACGCCAGATGCAGATCGTCTTCCAGGACCCCTATGGCTCGCTCTCACCGCGCATGCCCGTCACGGACATCATCAGTGAAGGCCTGCGCTTTCATCAGCCTGAGCTCTCAGAGGACGAGGTACGCCAGCGCGTGACGCAGGTCATGCGCGAGGTCGAGCTGCCTGCCGAGTGCGCCGATCGCTATCCTCACGAGTTCTCCGGCGGGCAACGCCAACGCATCTCGCTGGCCCGCGCCCTGATTCTCGAACCTCACCTGCTGGTGCTGGATGAACCCACCTCGGCGCTGGATCGCAGCGTCCAGAAGCAACTCATCGCTCTGCTGCGCGATCTGCAGGCGCGTCATGGCCTCAGCTACCTGTTCATCAGTCATGATCTGGCCGTGGTGAGGGCTCTGGCCCACCGCGTGATGGTGTTGCGCGAAGGCAAGCTGGTGGAGAGCGGAACGACTGCCGAGGTACTGGGCAATCCGAGGGAGGACTACACGCGGGCCCTGATCCAGGCGGCAGGACTGACGTGA
- a CDS encoding di-heme oxidoreductase family protein, translating to MPHVIPKHPILHALSLAIALTALPQGVAQAAQTPLTVSAYLAALPLQDTAKSGGEGSVRKHDTNAYSLPAKNLSFDQRLSFSVGNSFFKSPWVIAPASTTARDGLGPLFNTNACQNCHVKDGRGSLPAEGDPSVGLFLRLGMPDSHEDSWSDEEREFRRIAGVMPHPVYGTQLQNAAVPGIEREGRMQVVHEEMPVPLADGEVVLLRKPRYSLVEAGFGDPGPIALSPRLAPGMVGLGLLEAVSEETLLEWADPQDADGDGISGRANTVWSLTEQHEVMGRFGWKAGQPDVRQQSAKAFAGDMGLTSNLVSSTDCTPVQKCADLPNGGTIEVEDNVMDNVAFYSRNLAVPTRRDLDDPTVREGEQLFRELECASCHRPRLTTASGGVAAQLADQTIWPYSDMLLHDMGDGLSDDRREFEATGNEWRTPPLWGIGLAQTVNPATGFLHDGRARTLLEAVLWHGGEARASRDKVVALPTDQRQALLRFLESL from the coding sequence ATGCCACACGTCATCCCGAAACACCCGATCCTTCACGCGTTGTCGCTTGCCATCGCACTGACCGCCCTGCCCCAGGGCGTGGCACAGGCCGCCCAGACACCGCTGACCGTCAGCGCCTATCTGGCCGCATTGCCACTGCAGGACACCGCGAAGAGTGGTGGCGAGGGCAGCGTGCGCAAGCACGATACCAATGCCTATTCCCTGCCGGCCAAGAACCTGAGCTTCGATCAACGTCTGTCCTTCAGCGTCGGCAACAGCTTCTTCAAGAGCCCATGGGTGATCGCGCCCGCCAGCACCACCGCTCGCGATGGCCTCGGTCCGCTGTTCAACACCAATGCCTGCCAGAACTGCCACGTCAAGGATGGACGCGGCAGTCTGCCGGCCGAGGGCGACCCCTCGGTGGGCCTCTTCCTGCGCCTGGGCATGCCGGACAGCCACGAGGACAGCTGGAGCGATGAGGAGCGTGAATTCCGCCGCATCGCTGGAGTGATGCCGCACCCCGTCTATGGCACTCAGCTGCAGAATGCCGCGGTGCCCGGTATCGAGCGCGAAGGCCGCATGCAGGTCGTCCATGAAGAGATGCCCGTCCCGTTGGCGGATGGAGAGGTCGTTCTGCTGCGCAAACCGCGCTATTCCCTGGTCGAGGCTGGCTTCGGCGACCCTGGCCCCATTGCACTCTCACCGCGCCTTGCCCCGGGCATGGTAGGCCTCGGGCTGCTCGAGGCGGTCAGCGAGGAGACCTTGCTCGAGTGGGCCGACCCGCAGGATGCGGATGGCGATGGCATCAGCGGTCGCGCCAATACCGTCTGGTCACTGACCGAGCAGCACGAGGTCATGGGGCGTTTTGGCTGGAAGGCCGGCCAACCCGACGTTCGCCAGCAAAGCGCCAAGGCGTTCGCCGGCGACATGGGCCTGACATCGAATCTGGTCAGCTCCACCGATTGCACGCCGGTCCAGAAATGCGCAGACCTGCCCAACGGGGGCACCATCGAGGTGGAAGACAACGTCATGGACAATGTGGCGTTCTATTCGCGCAATCTCGCCGTGCCGACACGACGTGACCTCGATGACCCGACGGTGCGCGAAGGCGAGCAACTGTTCCGGGAGCTTGAATGCGCCAGCTGCCACCGACCACGCCTGACGACCGCGTCTGGTGGTGTGGCCGCCCAACTGGCTGACCAGACGATCTGGCCCTACAGCGACATGCTGCTGCATGACATGGGCGATGGCCTGTCAGATGATCGCCGCGAATTCGAGGCGACCGGCAATGAGTGGCGCACGCCGCCACTCTGGGGGATCGGCCTGGCGCAGACGGTCAATCCCGCGACGGGCTTCCTGCATGATGGACGCGCCCGCACCCTGCTTGAAGCCGTGCTCTGGCATGGCGGGGAAGCCAGGGCCAGTCGAGACAAGGTCGTGGCGTTGCCGACTGACCAGCGGCAGGCGCTGCTGCGCTTCCTGGAATCGCTCTGA
- a CDS encoding DUF1513 domain-containing protein codes for MNKAGHGMLDTHPTEARQRRRLLKALACTPLLGLPGGAALAGGNNAASARGHVPAGVAISACDDDTGQHFASCTSYQGQERWRQPIKERAHGATRHPHKPWALIFARRPGTEINVFHLETGERITRIEAAPDRHFYGHGVFSPDGGLLYTTENAITSGEGRIGIYDMHRDFARLGEFASGGIGPHEIRLHPDGRQLIIANGGILTRPETGRVKLNLESMQSNLTLLDRVSGEIHWQGEPSHHQLSLRHLDVSRDGTIVAGYQYQGPASDHHPLVVMKRPASETLQELPLPLEYVPQFKQYIASIAIAPEGHLAVATAPRGNLITLWNLETGELETTLDFADCAGALAVPATQETPAGFVVSNGRGEWLLIDEDGLPALGPVRLANTHWDNHLALM; via the coding sequence GTGAACAAAGCAGGACATGGCATGCTGGATACCCATCCAACGGAGGCACGTCAGCGCCGGCGACTGCTCAAGGCATTGGCCTGCACCCCGCTGCTGGGGTTACCCGGCGGCGCGGCACTGGCCGGTGGCAACAATGCCGCCAGTGCTCGAGGCCATGTGCCAGCCGGGGTGGCCATCTCGGCCTGTGACGATGACACGGGGCAGCACTTTGCCAGCTGTACCAGTTACCAGGGACAGGAACGCTGGCGTCAGCCCATCAAGGAACGCGCCCATGGCGCCACCCGCCATCCTCACAAGCCCTGGGCACTGATCTTCGCCCGGCGCCCCGGCACCGAAATCAATGTCTTCCACCTCGAGACCGGTGAGCGGATCACGCGCATCGAAGCCGCGCCGGACCGCCACTTCTATGGGCATGGCGTGTTCAGCCCGGATGGCGGTCTGCTCTACACCACCGAGAACGCCATCACCTCCGGGGAAGGCCGTATCGGGATCTACGACATGCATCGCGATTTCGCGCGACTTGGCGAGTTCGCCAGTGGCGGGATCGGCCCACATGAGATCCGTCTGCATCCGGACGGTCGGCAGCTGATCATCGCCAATGGCGGAATTCTCACGCGCCCGGAGACCGGTCGCGTGAAGCTCAATCTGGAGTCGATGCAGTCCAATCTGACGCTGCTGGATCGCGTCTCGGGCGAGATTCACTGGCAAGGCGAACCATCGCATCATCAGCTGTCATTGCGTCATCTGGATGTCAGCCGCGATGGCACCATCGTCGCGGGGTATCAGTATCAGGGACCTGCCTCGGACCATCACCCCCTGGTGGTGATGAAACGCCCCGCCAGCGAGACCTTGCAGGAATTGCCGCTACCGCTGGAATACGTCCCTCAGTTCAAGCAGTACATCGCGAGCATCGCCATCGCCCCCGAGGGCCACCTGGCGGTGGCCACTGCCCCCAGGGGCAACCTGATCACGCTGTGGAACCTCGAGACCGGCGAGCTTGAGACGACACTGGACTTCGCCGACTGTGCGGGGGCGCTGGCAGTACCGGCCACTCAGGAGACTCCCGCGGGGTTCGTGGTCAGCAATGGTCGCGGAGAATGGCTGCTGATCGATGAGGACGGGCTGCCGGCGCTGGGGCCGGTGCGCCTGGCCAATACCCACTGGGACAACCATCTGGCGTTGATGTAG
- a CDS encoding imelysin family protein, translating to MSAHFHPIARKPLAAAIALSVALIGSAAQAHEGHAHDDRKVSAEAVVDQYANVAHATYSDALASANALRAANAALIEAPSEATLAEARTAWKQARVAYQQSEVFRFGNAIVDDWEGQLNAWPLDEGLIDYVEGDGYQAELGNPGASANIIANDSVQIGADKIDTTEITPELLASLNELGGFEANVASGYHAIEFLLWGQDMHGFEPGAGERPASDYAKGEDCTGGNCDRRGAYLLAANDLLINDLEYMVGQWAQGDKDNYRAELTSLPAGEGLEKMLFGMGSLSLGELAGERMKVALEANSFEDEHDCFSDNTHYSHFYNAKGIQNVYEGTYVTLDGRTFEGPSLHALVAQNDPKLAEKMHEALDTTMGQLQVMVDTADAEDGMKFDQMIAPGNAEGAEIINASIEDLVAQTRLIEEIANDVGISGLKADTADHEF from the coding sequence ATGTCCGCACATTTCCACCCTATCGCTCGCAAGCCGCTGGCTGCCGCCATCGCGCTCTCCGTGGCACTGATCGGCTCTGCCGCCCAGGCGCATGAAGGCCATGCACACGATGATCGCAAGGTGAGCGCTGAAGCCGTCGTTGACCAGTACGCCAACGTGGCCCATGCCACCTACAGCGATGCCCTGGCCAGCGCCAATGCCCTGCGCGCCGCCAACGCCGCGCTGATCGAAGCTCCATCCGAGGCGACGCTTGCCGAGGCTCGCACTGCCTGGAAACAGGCGCGCGTGGCGTACCAGCAGAGTGAAGTCTTCCGCTTCGGCAATGCCATCGTCGATGACTGGGAAGGTCAGCTGAATGCCTGGCCGCTGGATGAAGGCCTGATCGACTACGTCGAAGGCGACGGCTATCAGGCGGAACTGGGCAACCCGGGCGCCAGCGCCAACATCATCGCCAACGACAGTGTGCAGATCGGTGCCGACAAGATCGACACTACCGAGATCACCCCGGAGCTGCTGGCCTCCCTGAACGAGCTGGGCGGATTCGAGGCCAACGTGGCCAGCGGCTACCACGCCATCGAATTCCTGCTCTGGGGCCAGGACATGCATGGCTTCGAGCCTGGCGCAGGCGAACGTCCGGCGTCGGACTATGCCAAGGGAGAGGACTGCACCGGCGGCAACTGTGACCGCCGTGGCGCCTACCTGCTGGCGGCCAACGACCTGCTGATCAATGACCTGGAATACATGGTCGGCCAGTGGGCACAGGGCGACAAGGACAACTATCGCGCCGAGCTGACCTCCCTGCCGGCCGGTGAAGGCCTCGAGAAGATGCTGTTCGGCATGGGCTCCCTGTCACTGGGCGAGCTGGCCGGTGAGCGCATGAAGGTCGCGCTGGAAGCCAATTCCTTCGAGGACGAGCACGACTGCTTCTCCGACAACACCCACTACTCGCACTTCTACAATGCCAAGGGCATCCAGAACGTCTATGAAGGCACGTACGTGACGCTGGATGGCCGTACCTTCGAAGGCCCGTCATTGCACGCACTCGTCGCCCAGAATGACCCGAAGCTGGCCGAGAAGATGCACGAGGCGCTGGACACCACCATGGGCCAGCTGCAGGTGATGGTGGATACGGCAGACGCCGAAGACGGCATGAAGTTTGATCAGATGATCGCCCCGGGCAATGCCGAGGGTGCCGAGATCATCAATGCCAGCATCGAAGACCTGGTCGCGCAGACGCGCCTGATCGAAGAGATTGCCAACGACGTCGGCATCAGCGGACTGAAGGCCGATACCGCAGATCACGAATTCTAG